One window of the Streptomyces sp. NBC_00259 genome contains the following:
- a CDS encoding Fur family transcriptional regulator — translation MSDLLQRLRDRGWRVTSQRRVVAEVLDGDHVHLTADEVHARAARRLPEISRATVYNTLGELVSLGEVMEVSTDGRAKRYDPNAHHPHQHLVCSACGTIRDVHPTGDPLTGLPPEARFGFTVSEVQVTYRGLCPACA, via the coding sequence ATGAGTGACCTGCTGCAGCGACTGCGAGACCGTGGCTGGCGGGTGACCTCCCAGCGGCGTGTCGTCGCGGAGGTCCTCGACGGCGACCACGTCCACCTCACGGCCGACGAGGTGCACGCCCGCGCGGCACGGCGGCTGCCCGAGATCTCCCGGGCGACCGTCTACAACACCCTGGGCGAACTGGTCTCCCTCGGCGAGGTCATGGAGGTCTCCACGGACGGCCGCGCCAAGCGCTACGACCCCAACGCCCACCATCCGCACCAGCACTTGGTGTGCTCCGCCTGCGGCACCATCCGCGACGTCCACCCGACCGGCGACCCGCTGACCGGCCTCCCGCCGGAAGCACGCTTCGGCTTCACCGTGTCCGAGGTCCAGGTCACCTACCGCGGGCTGTGCCCGGCCTGCGCCTAG
- a CDS encoding FecCD family ABC transporter permease codes for MTDLLPAESSGPAPGPAPGRTSARTPGRITFRLSVPPVSGVLRPRLVVVSLVLAAAGFLAFCFGMTFGDIPFTVTEVMQAVVGTGDPGTVLIVEELRLPRATAALLVGIAFGISGALFQTMTLNPLASPDMIGITQGAGAAVVAGIVLGQDAGLSTQTLGLLGALAAALLVYALAWKRGTTGYRIVLVGIGVAWICTSITDYLMARGGQFQAQAALGWLVGNLNGRGWDQVGPLAAAMAVLVPASLLLGRRLRTLQLGDDVARGLGTAVQPVRLAVLLTGVGLVAFGTAAAGPVAFVALAAPQIAQRLARTAWPPPVASGLTGALIVLVADLIARKLISGTELPVGIVTGVLGAPVLLWLLVRANRAGSGG; via the coding sequence ATGACCGATCTGCTGCCTGCCGAATCGTCCGGCCCCGCACCGGGCCCCGCCCCCGGGCGGACATCCGCGCGGACCCCTGGGCGGATCACGTTCCGGCTGTCCGTCCCGCCCGTCTCCGGTGTGCTGCGACCCCGGCTGGTCGTGGTGTCCCTCGTCCTCGCCGCCGCCGGCTTCCTGGCGTTCTGCTTCGGCATGACCTTCGGCGACATCCCGTTCACCGTGACGGAGGTGATGCAGGCCGTCGTGGGCACGGGCGACCCCGGAACCGTCCTCATCGTCGAGGAGTTGCGGCTGCCCCGCGCCACGGCCGCGCTGCTCGTCGGGATCGCCTTCGGGATCTCGGGCGCGCTGTTCCAGACGATGACGCTCAACCCGCTGGCCAGCCCCGACATGATCGGCATCACCCAGGGTGCGGGCGCCGCGGTCGTCGCCGGGATCGTGCTCGGCCAGGACGCGGGACTCAGCACCCAGACCCTCGGCCTGCTCGGCGCGCTCGCCGCCGCGCTGCTGGTGTACGCGCTGGCCTGGAAACGCGGGACGACGGGCTACCGGATCGTCCTCGTCGGGATCGGCGTCGCATGGATCTGCACCAGCATCACGGACTACCTCATGGCCAGGGGCGGGCAGTTCCAGGCCCAGGCCGCCCTCGGCTGGCTCGTCGGCAATCTCAACGGCCGCGGCTGGGACCAGGTCGGCCCGCTCGCCGCGGCCATGGCCGTGCTGGTGCCCGCCTCGCTGCTGCTCGGCCGCCGGCTGCGCACCCTGCAACTCGGCGACGACGTCGCCAGGGGCCTCGGGACGGCCGTCCAGCCGGTCCGGCTGGCCGTGCTGCTGACCGGTGTCGGACTGGTCGCCTTCGGCACCGCGGCGGCCGGCCCGGTCGCGTTCGTGGCGCTCGCCGCGCCGCAGATCGCGCAACGACTCGCCCGTACCGCCTGGCCGCCGCCCGTCGCCTCGGGGCTCACCGGAGCGCTGATCGTGCTCGTCGCCGACCTGATCGCACGGAAACTGATCTCCGGTACGGAGCTTCCCGTCGGAATCGTCACCGGAGTGCTCGGCGCTCCGGTCCTGCTCTGGCTGCTCGTCCGCGCCAACCGCGCCGGCTCAGGAGGGTGA
- a CDS encoding lysine N(6)-hydroxylase/L-ornithine N(5)-oxygenase family protein, with amino-acid sequence MKTLQSGPGSIYDVLGIGFGPSNLALAIAIQEHNAQVPDGDRLVAGFLEKQPRFGWHRGMLIDDATMQVSFLKDLVTMRDPTSDFSFLCYLRERGRLVDFLNQKTLFPLRIEFHDYFEWAAARVDGLVQYSAEVVAVKPVTRDGEVCWFDVHSRDPDDSERLIVRRARNLCVATGMEPHLPHGTALSDRVWHTSELIPRVAELLGNGTRVRRAVVLGAGQSAAEAVDYLHRSFPGAEICSVFAKYGYTPADDSPFANRIFDPEAVDIYYHAPRDVKQSLFDYHRGTNYSVVDMELIEALSRTMYQEKVQGTQRLRMLNVSRIREVGHRGDRLDVTVEYLPTGERDVLTADLLVHATGYRPQDIGERLGEVGKLCLRDEEDALLIGRDHRVLTTPNVVSDIYLQGGTEHTHGITSTLLSHTAVRAGEIHASLIARRLTATAARSTTADGR; translated from the coding sequence GTGAAGACACTGCAGAGTGGGCCCGGCAGCATCTACGACGTCCTTGGCATCGGCTTCGGACCGTCGAATCTGGCCCTGGCCATAGCCATTCAGGAGCACAACGCGCAAGTCCCCGACGGCGACCGGCTCGTGGCGGGGTTCCTCGAGAAGCAGCCGCGATTCGGCTGGCATCGGGGCATGCTCATCGACGACGCGACGATGCAGGTCTCCTTCCTCAAGGACCTGGTCACCATGCGCGATCCGACCAGCGACTTCAGCTTCCTCTGCTATCTGCGGGAGCGGGGCAGGCTGGTGGACTTCCTCAACCAGAAGACCCTGTTCCCCCTGCGCATCGAGTTCCACGACTACTTCGAATGGGCCGCGGCCCGCGTCGACGGACTCGTCCAGTACTCCGCCGAGGTCGTCGCCGTGAAACCGGTGACGCGGGACGGCGAGGTGTGCTGGTTCGACGTCCACAGCCGGGACCCGGACGACTCCGAGCGGCTGATCGTCCGCCGCGCCCGCAACCTCTGCGTGGCCACCGGCATGGAGCCCCACCTTCCGCACGGCACCGCGCTCTCCGACCGCGTCTGGCACACCAGCGAACTGATCCCCAGGGTCGCCGAACTGCTCGGCAACGGAACCCGGGTGCGCCGGGCCGTGGTCCTCGGCGCCGGCCAGAGCGCGGCCGAAGCCGTCGACTATCTGCATCGCAGCTTCCCCGGGGCCGAGATCTGCTCCGTCTTCGCCAAGTACGGCTACACCCCGGCCGACGACAGCCCCTTCGCCAACCGCATCTTCGACCCCGAAGCCGTCGACATCTACTACCACGCCCCGCGCGACGTGAAGCAGTCGCTCTTCGACTACCACCGCGGCACCAACTACTCCGTGGTGGACATGGAGTTGATCGAGGCCCTCTCCCGCACCATGTACCAGGAGAAGGTCCAGGGCACGCAGCGGTTGCGCATGCTGAACGTCTCCCGCATCCGTGAGGTCGGGCACCGGGGGGACCGGCTGGACGTCACCGTCGAGTACCTGCCGACCGGCGAACGGGACGTCCTCACCGCCGACCTGCTCGTCCACGCGACCGGCTACCGGCCCCAGGACATCGGCGAGCGCCTCGGCGAGGTCGGCAAGCTCTGTCTGCGCGACGAAGAGGACGCCCTCCTCATCGGCCGGGACCACCGTGTCCTGACCACCCCGAACGTCGTCTCCGACATCTATCTGCAAGGAGGCACCGAACACACCCACGGCATCACCTCCACCCTGCTCTCCCACACCGCGGTGCGGGCCGGCGAGATCCACGCCTCACTCATCGCCCGCCGCCTGACCGCCACCGCCGCCCGCAGCACCACCGCCGACGGCCGCTGA
- a CDS encoding DUF7691 family protein — MSHNIAYSTADKADVLAFLGSKGDLTADQLRRLATMRRCAEADQEDLDHQGVDWGMSIPEALDHLIAGRTDSDARCAGNAYHTALQFIIDRNASDPSQLGTYSKPSTFFGLVDDEMRRLGVPADLLPHGYLYGGLPDDFPFIPHSMDGYPAIGHLPLARTKPAADAYRAVLDRMDPDFRYDVQELVTALDFEHGEWEYATKHVDWYTQDTLFFKLT; from the coding sequence ATGAGTCACAACATCGCGTACTCCACCGCGGACAAGGCCGACGTCCTGGCCTTTCTGGGCAGCAAGGGGGACCTCACGGCGGATCAGCTGCGCCGTCTCGCCACCATGCGCAGGTGTGCCGAGGCGGACCAGGAGGACCTCGACCACCAGGGCGTCGACTGGGGCATGTCCATACCGGAGGCGCTCGACCACCTCATCGCCGGGCGCACCGATTCGGACGCGCGCTGCGCGGGCAACGCCTACCACACCGCGTTGCAGTTCATCATCGACCGCAACGCGTCCGATCCGTCCCAGCTGGGCACCTACTCCAAGCCCTCGACGTTCTTCGGCCTGGTGGACGACGAGATGCGCCGTCTCGGCGTGCCCGCCGACCTCCTGCCCCACGGCTACCTCTACGGCGGGCTGCCCGACGACTTCCCGTTCATCCCCCACTCGATGGACGGCTACCCGGCCATCGGCCACTTGCCGCTGGCCAGGACCAAGCCCGCCGCCGACGCCTATCGCGCCGTCCTCGACCGGATGGACCCGGACTTCCGGTACGACGTTCAGGAACTCGTCACCGCACTCGACTTCGAGCACGGCGAGTGGGAGTACGCCACGAAGCATGTCGACTGGTACACCCAGGACACGCTCTTCTTCAAGCTCACCTGA
- a CDS encoding methionyl-tRNA formyltransferase, translating into MRVVMFGYQTWGHRTLQALLDSEHEVVSVVTHPKSDHAYEKIWDDSVADLAEKHGVPVLLRNRPGDDELLRVLRDVAPDIIVANNWRTWLPPEIFDLPPHGTLNVHDSLLPAYAGFSPLIWALINGEKEVGVTAHRMDADLDMGDIVLQRSVPVGPRDTATDLFHRTVDLIGPIVVDALERIESGTAVWTPQDRSRASFFHKRSIEDSRIDWSWPAEDLERFVRAQSDPYPNAFTHHRGERIRIVSAAVSQGRYGGTPGRIFIREGDGVVIVAGADARSGRRHGLVVEKVRTEDGEEHAATDYFRTMGGYLTPRP; encoded by the coding sequence ATGCGGGTCGTCATGTTCGGCTACCAGACCTGGGGTCATCGCACGCTGCAGGCTCTGCTGGACTCCGAGCACGAAGTCGTGTCCGTCGTCACCCACCCGAAGAGCGACCACGCCTACGAGAAGATCTGGGACGACTCGGTGGCCGATCTCGCCGAGAAGCACGGAGTGCCGGTGCTGCTGCGCAACCGGCCGGGTGACGACGAACTCCTGCGTGTGCTGCGGGATGTGGCGCCCGACATCATCGTGGCGAACAACTGGCGGACCTGGCTGCCTCCGGAGATCTTCGATCTGCCGCCGCACGGCACCCTCAACGTCCACGACTCGCTGCTCCCGGCGTACGCGGGCTTCTCCCCGCTGATCTGGGCGCTGATCAACGGCGAGAAGGAGGTCGGTGTGACGGCCCACCGCATGGACGCCGACCTGGACATGGGCGACATCGTGCTGCAGCGCTCCGTCCCCGTCGGGCCCCGGGACACCGCGACCGACCTCTTCCACCGGACGGTCGACCTCATCGGCCCGATCGTGGTCGACGCCCTGGAACGGATCGAGTCCGGTACGGCGGTCTGGACGCCGCAGGACCGCAGCCGGGCCAGCTTCTTCCACAAGCGGTCGATCGAGGACAGCAGGATCGACTGGAGCTGGCCGGCGGAGGATCTGGAGCGCTTCGTCCGCGCCCAGTCCGACCCGTACCCCAACGCCTTCACGCATCACCGCGGAGAGCGCATACGGATCGTCTCCGCGGCCGTCTCCCAGGGCCGTTACGGCGGCACACCGGGCCGGATCTTCATCCGCGAGGGCGACGGGGTCGTCATCGTCGCCGGAGCGGACGCGAGGTCGGGCCGCCGCCACGGCCTGGTGGTCGAGAAGGTGCGCACCGAGGACGGCGAGGAGCACGCCGCGACGGACTACTTCCGCACCATGGGCGGGTACTTGACGCCCCGCCCCTGA
- a CDS encoding FecCD family ABC transporter permease, which produces MESSVIRARRPRAVLLVGLPGAALLALCVLSMVSGALSVPLTQVWDTLFGHAPSTRIENVIWSVRVPRTVLGLAAGAALGLSGSLMQALTRNPLADPGVLGVTAGAAFAIVFAVGVLGLGSVYSYIWFAFAGAFAASLLVYLLGGLGRSGTTPVKLALAGVAVTSLLFSLTSAVALTDPDALNRYRFWSAGSLAGQSDHVLGQVLPFLAVGAVLALACAPALNSMALGDDVAASLGLRTGLVRVQGVLAVTLLTGGAVAVIGPVVFVGLVVPHLARILAQYAGVGPDHRWLLPLSAVLAPSLLLAADIVGRLLARPVEIQAGILVAFIGGPFFIAMVRRRRLAEL; this is translated from the coding sequence GTGGAGAGCTCGGTGATCCGGGCGCGACGCCCCCGCGCGGTGCTCCTCGTGGGCCTGCCGGGCGCCGCCCTTCTCGCCCTGTGCGTCCTGTCCATGGTCTCCGGAGCTCTGAGCGTGCCCCTCACCCAGGTGTGGGACACCCTCTTCGGCCACGCGCCGAGCACCCGGATCGAGAACGTCATCTGGTCCGTGCGTGTCCCGCGGACCGTGCTCGGGCTGGCCGCGGGCGCGGCGCTCGGACTGTCCGGATCGCTCATGCAGGCGCTCACCCGCAATCCACTGGCCGACCCCGGCGTGCTGGGCGTCACCGCCGGCGCGGCCTTCGCCATCGTGTTCGCCGTCGGTGTCCTCGGGCTCGGATCCGTCTACAGCTACATCTGGTTCGCCTTCGCCGGCGCGTTCGCCGCGAGCCTGCTCGTCTATCTGCTCGGCGGACTGGGCCGCTCCGGTACGACGCCGGTCAAGCTCGCGCTCGCCGGAGTCGCCGTCACCTCCCTGCTGTTCTCCCTGACGAGCGCCGTCGCCCTGACCGACCCGGACGCGCTGAACCGCTACCGCTTCTGGTCCGCCGGCTCGCTCGCCGGCCAGAGCGACCACGTCCTCGGCCAGGTCCTGCCGTTCCTCGCCGTCGGCGCCGTGCTCGCCCTCGCCTGCGCGCCCGCCCTCAACAGCATGGCCCTCGGCGACGACGTGGCCGCCTCACTGGGTCTGCGCACCGGCCTGGTCCGCGTCCAGGGCGTCCTCGCGGTCACCCTGCTCACCGGCGGAGCCGTCGCCGTCATCGGCCCCGTGGTCTTCGTCGGCCTGGTCGTCCCCCATCTCGCCCGGATCCTCGCCCAGTACGCCGGAGTCGGCCCGGACCACCGCTGGCTGCTGCCGCTGTCGGCCGTGCTCGCCCCGAGTCTGCTGCTGGCCGCGGACATCGTCGGACGGCTCCTCGCCCGACCGGTGGAGATCCAGGCCGGCATCCTCGTCGCCTTCATCGGCGGCCCGTTCTTCATCGCGATGGTCCGCCGCCGACGACTCGCGGAGCTGTGA
- the katG gene encoding catalase/peroxidase HPI: MAENPDAIVTDPKSEGGGGCPVAHGRAPHPTQGGGNRQWWTDRLNVKILAKNPAVANPLGEDFDYAAAFTSLDLPAVKRDIAEVLTTSQDWWPADFGHYGPFIIRMAWHSAGTYRISDGRGGAGAGQQRFAPLNSWPDNGNLDKARRLLWPVKKKYGQALSWADLMILSGNVALETMGFETFGFAGGREDVWEPEEDVYWGPETTWLGDERYSGDRELENPLGAVQMGLIYVNPEGPNGNPDPLAAARDIRETFRRMAMNDEETVALIAGGHTFGKTHGAGPADAVGPDPEAAPIEEQGFGWRNSHGTGKGGDAITSGLEGIWTNTPITWDNSFLEILFGYEWELFKSPAGANQWRPKDGAGAGSVPDAHDPSKSHAPTMLTTDLSLRFDPAYEQISRRFLEHPDEFADAFARAWYKLTHRDMGPIVRYLGPEVPAETLLWQDPLPEVTHDLVDAADIASLKDQILGQGLSVSQLVSTAWASASSFRGSDKRGGANGARVRLQPQSGWEVNDPDELATVLRALEGIQQSFNAAQSGGKQVSLADVIVLAGAVGVEKAAKDAGFDVEVPFTPGRADASQEQTDVESFAALEPTADGFRNYLGKGNRLPAEYLLIDRANLLTLSAPELTVLVGGLRVLGANHQQSPHGVFTTTPGSLTNDFFVNLLDLGTTWTATSGDANTFEGRDTATGEVKWTGTRADLVFGSNSELRALAEVYASDDARKKFVNDFVAAWSKVMDLDRFDLV, from the coding sequence ATGGCCGAGAACCCCGATGCAATCGTCACGGACCCCAAGTCGGAGGGCGGAGGTGGCTGCCCGGTCGCGCACGGGCGCGCCCCGCACCCGACCCAGGGCGGCGGAAACCGCCAGTGGTGGACGGATCGCCTCAATGTGAAGATCCTCGCCAAGAACCCCGCCGTGGCCAACCCCCTCGGCGAGGACTTCGACTACGCCGCGGCGTTCACGTCCCTCGACCTCCCGGCCGTGAAGCGGGACATCGCGGAGGTGCTGACGACCTCGCAGGACTGGTGGCCCGCCGACTTCGGTCACTACGGCCCGTTCATCATCCGGATGGCCTGGCACAGCGCGGGCACCTACCGGATCAGCGACGGCCGCGGCGGGGCGGGGGCCGGCCAGCAGCGCTTCGCCCCCCTCAACAGCTGGCCCGACAACGGGAACCTCGACAAGGCCCGCCGCCTGCTGTGGCCGGTCAAGAAGAAGTACGGCCAGGCGCTCTCCTGGGCCGACCTCATGATCCTCTCCGGCAACGTCGCCCTGGAGACGATGGGCTTCGAGACCTTCGGCTTCGCCGGCGGTCGTGAGGACGTGTGGGAGCCCGAGGAGGACGTCTACTGGGGTCCCGAGACCACCTGGCTCGGCGACGAGCGCTACAGCGGCGACCGCGAGCTGGAGAACCCCCTCGGCGCGGTCCAGATGGGCCTCATCTACGTCAACCCGGAGGGCCCGAACGGCAACCCCGACCCGCTCGCCGCGGCCCGCGACATCCGGGAGACCTTCCGCCGGATGGCGATGAACGACGAGGAGACCGTCGCCCTGATCGCGGGTGGCCACACCTTCGGAAAGACCCACGGCGCGGGCCCGGCGGACGCTGTCGGCCCCGACCCCGAGGCCGCCCCGATCGAGGAGCAGGGCTTCGGCTGGCGCAACAGCCACGGCACCGGCAAGGGCGGCGACGCGATCACCAGCGGTCTCGAGGGCATCTGGACGAACACGCCGATCACCTGGGACAACAGCTTCCTGGAGATCCTCTTCGGCTACGAGTGGGAGCTGTTCAAGAGCCCCGCCGGCGCGAACCAGTGGCGGCCGAAGGACGGGGCGGGAGCCGGCAGTGTCCCCGACGCCCACGACCCGTCGAAGAGCCACGCGCCGACGATGCTGACGACCGACCTCTCGCTCCGGTTCGACCCCGCCTACGAGCAGATCTCGCGACGCTTCCTCGAGCACCCCGACGAGTTCGCGGACGCCTTCGCCCGCGCCTGGTACAAGCTGACCCACCGCGACATGGGCCCGATCGTGCGCTACCTCGGCCCGGAGGTCCCGGCCGAGACCCTGCTGTGGCAGGACCCGCTCCCCGAGGTGACGCACGACCTCGTCGACGCCGCCGACATCGCCTCCCTCAAGGACCAGATCCTCGGCCAGGGCCTGTCGGTGTCCCAGCTGGTGTCGACCGCGTGGGCCTCGGCCTCGTCCTTCCGCGGCAGCGACAAGCGCGGCGGCGCCAACGGCGCGCGCGTCCGCCTCCAGCCGCAGAGCGGATGGGAGGTCAACGACCCCGACGAGCTGGCGACGGTGCTGCGCGCCCTGGAGGGGATCCAGCAGTCCTTCAACGCCGCCCAGAGCGGCGGCAAGCAGGTCTCGCTGGCCGACGTGATCGTGCTCGCCGGTGCCGTGGGCGTCGAGAAGGCGGCCAAGGACGCCGGTTTCGACGTCGAGGTCCCCTTCACGCCGGGCCGCGCCGACGCGTCGCAGGAGCAGACCGACGTGGAGTCGTTCGCCGCGCTGGAGCCCACCGCCGACGGATTCCGCAACTACCTCGGGAAGGGCAACCGGCTGCCGGCCGAGTACCTGCTCATCGACCGGGCGAACCTGCTGACCCTGAGCGCCCCCGAGCTGACGGTCCTCGTCGGTGGCCTGCGTGTCCTGGGCGCGAACCACCAGCAGTCGCCGCACGGCGTCTTCACCACGACGCCCGGGTCGCTGACCAACGACTTCTTCGTCAACCTGCTCGACCTGGGTACGACGTGGACGGCGACGTCCGGGGACGCGAACACGTTCGAGGGCCGCGACACCGCCACGGGCGAGGTCAAGTGGACCGGCACCCGGGCCGACCTCGTCTTCGGGTCGAACTCCGAGCTGCGCGCGCTCGCGGAGGTGTACGCGAGCGACGACGCCAGGAAGAAGTTCGTGAACGACTTCGTCGCGGCGTGGAGCAAGGTGATGGACCTCGACCGGTTCGACCTCGTCTGA
- a CDS encoding ABC transporter ATP-binding protein yields the protein MSSDTTNAVHPAGPLGPAVLDAGAGPDLRAEGLRLAYDSRVVVDGLDVAIPPGRITAIVGANACGKSTLLRALARLLAPRAGTVRLDGRSVQSIPTRELARRLGILPQSPVAPEGLTVIDLVGRGRSPHQTWWRQWSTSDEQAVHEALRATAMTDLAHRAVDELSGGQRQRAWIAMAVAQETPVLLLDEPTTYLDLAHQIDVLDLITDLNRHENRTVVMVLHDLNQACRYADHVIAMKSGRIVAQGGPGDVITARTVEEVFGLRCQVAQDPVSGTPMIIPIGRHHDDASEPVAATGTAG from the coding sequence ATGTCATCGGACACCACCAACGCGGTCCACCCGGCCGGCCCCCTCGGCCCCGCCGTCCTCGACGCCGGGGCCGGGCCCGATCTGCGCGCCGAGGGACTGCGGCTCGCCTACGACAGCCGAGTGGTCGTCGACGGCCTCGACGTGGCCATACCGCCGGGCCGGATCACCGCGATCGTCGGCGCCAACGCATGCGGCAAGTCGACGCTGCTGAGGGCCCTCGCCCGGCTGCTGGCGCCGCGCGCCGGCACCGTACGGCTCGACGGACGCTCGGTGCAGTCCATCCCGACCCGTGAACTGGCCCGGCGCCTCGGCATCCTGCCGCAGTCACCGGTCGCGCCCGAGGGCCTGACCGTCATCGACCTCGTCGGCCGGGGCCGTTCGCCGCACCAGACCTGGTGGCGGCAGTGGTCCACCTCCGACGAACAGGCGGTCCACGAGGCGCTGCGCGCCACGGCCATGACGGACCTCGCCCACCGCGCCGTCGACGAACTCTCCGGCGGGCAGCGGCAACGGGCCTGGATCGCCATGGCCGTGGCCCAGGAGACACCGGTCCTGCTGCTGGACGAGCCGACGACCTATCTCGACCTGGCCCATCAGATCGACGTCCTCGACCTCATCACCGATCTCAACCGGCACGAGAACCGCACGGTCGTGATGGTGCTGCACGACCTCAACCAGGCCTGCCGGTACGCCGATCACGTCATCGCGATGAAGTCCGGCAGGATCGTCGCGCAGGGCGGCCCTGGGGACGTCATCACGGCACGGACCGTGGAGGAGGTCTTCGGCCTCCGCTGTCAGGTCGCCCAGGACCCGGTCAGCGGAACACCGATGATCATCCCCATCGGACGGCACCACGACGATGCCTCGGAACCGGTCGCGGCCACCGGGACGGCGGGCTGA